The DNA region ACGCCACGAAAAGCTGGCCTCATCGACAACCCGATAGGGATCGGAAAAGGCCGACAGTTCCACGTCGAAAATATCCGCCAGACGCACCAGTTCATCAGCCGACACCTTGCGTTCGCCGGTTTCGATATTGGAAATGATCTGCCGGTCCTTCACGCCCAGGGCGCGGGCGAGATCGACCTGGCTGATGCCGGCGCGCTCGCGGAAGGCGGCGATTCGCCGGCGAATTCGACTTGCATCCATTGCGACACCCCGGGCTTTAGGCAATAAAATCTTGCATTACGATATGTTGCAAGATTATTGCATAGGATGCCCCACGTGAGGTGAGATTCTTGGTTTCTGCTATTGGGGTGTTGTAACCCTATGAAAATAAGCTGTTTCCTAGGGTTTTGTGGAATAGGGAAAGAGGGCTTTCCTTATTTTCCTCAGTGCCGTGGGCGGAGCGCTGCGGTCGTCGTTGACCCTGATGTCGGCAATTTATACCTCGATTTCGGCCAGGTTGCCTTTTTCCTCCAGCCACTGGCGGCGGTCGGCGGCGCGCTTGCGGCCCAGCAGCATGTCCATGATGGCGTCGGTGGCGGCCGGGTCGTCGACGGTCATTTGCAGCAGGCGGCGGGTATCGGGGTCGATGGTGGATTCGCGAAGCTGCAGCGGGCTCATTTCGCCCAGGCCCTTGAAGCGTGTTTCGGTGACCTTGCCCTTTAGTTTCTCGGCCTCGATGCGGGCGAACAGGCCCTGGCGTTCTTCACGATCCAGCGCGTAGAAGGTTTGCTTGCCGACATCGATCCGGAACAGCGGCGGCATGGCCACGAACACGCGGCCGGCCTCGACCAGCGGGCGGAAATGCTTGAGAAACAGGGCCGAGAGCAGGGTGGCGATATGCAGCCCGTCGGAGTCGGCATCGGCCAGGATGATGACCTTGCCGTACCTGAGTTTCGACAGGTCGTCGGAGCCCGGATCGACGCCGATGGCGATGGCCAAGTCATGCACTTCCTGTGACTGTAGCACCTGGGCCGGGTCGGTTTCCCAGGTGTTGAGGATCTTGCCCCGGAGCGGCATGATGGCCTGGTACTCGCGATTGCGGGCCTGCTTGGCGCTGCCACCGGCCGAGTCGCCCTCGACCAGGAACAGTTCGGTTTCCTCCAGGTCCGAGGAGGCGCAGTCGGCCAGCTTGCCGGGCAGGGCGGGGCCGGCGGTGACCTTGCGTCGGGCCACCTTCTTGCGTGCCTTCTGGCGCTTGAGCGCGTTGTCGATGGCCAGCTTGGCGATCGCCTCGCCGTCCTCGACATGCTTGTTCAGCCACAGCGCGAAGGCGTCCTTGACCACGCCGGAGACGAAGCTGGCCGCGGCGCGTGAACTCAGCCGTTCCTTGGTCTGACCGGAGAACTGCGGGTCGGCCAGCTTGACCGACAACAGAAAACTCAGCCGCTCCCAGACATCTTCGGGCGAAAGCTTGAGGCCACGCGGCAGCAGGTTGCGGATCTCGCAGAACTCCCTCAGCGCCTCGATCAGGCCCGTTCTCAAACCGTTGGTATGGGTGCCGCCGGCCGGCGTGGGAATCAGGTTGACGTAGGATTCCTGCAGGAGTTCGCCCTCGGGCACCCAGCTCAGGGCCCAGGCCGCTTCCTGGTCGGCGCCGGAGAACTCGCCGGTAAACGGTTTTTTCGGCACCCGCTCCAGTCCTTCCAGGTTTTCGGTCAGGTAGTCGGTCAGTCCGTCGGCGAACTGCCAGGTTTCGGTCTCGTCGTTCTTGAGATCGTTGAGCGTCACTTTCAGGCCGGGGCAGAGAATGGCCTTGGCCTTGAGCAGGTGCTTCAGGCGCGGGCGCGAGATATTGGGGGAGTCGAAGTAGGACTCGTCGGGCCAGAAATGTACCGAGGTGCCGGTGTTGCGCTTGCCGACTTCGCCGACAACGCTCAGCGGCTCGACCGTTTCGCCGGCGGCAAAGATTGTTTGGTGTTCGGACCCGTTGCGCTTGATGCGGCAGATGAGTTTTTTCGACAACGCGTTGACCACGGAAACACCCACCCCGTGCAGCCCGCCGGAAAACTTGTAGTTCTTGCCCGAGAACTTGCCGCCGGCATGCAACCGGGTGAGGATCAGCTCGACGCCGGGCAGCTTGTGCTCCGGGTGCGGGTCCACGGGCATGCCGCGCCCGTCGTCGACCACCTCGACCGAGCCGTCTTTGTGCAGGGTCACTTCGATATGCTTGGCGTAACCGGCCAGCGCCTCGTCGACCGAGTTGTCGACCACTTCGGCGACCAGGTGATTGGGCCGGGTGGTGTCGGTATACATGCCGGGCCGGCGCTTGACCGGCTCGAGGCCCTGCAGGACTTCGATATCGGAGGCCTGATACTGGTTGCTCATGAATCTCTCTGCGCGACAATGAATCGGATGAACGAGAGTATCTCAGATTCGGCCGGCCCCAGGGGTCGACCGTGAAGATCATTCTCAGCCGCAAGGGTTTTGATTCCTCGGCCGGCGGCGTGCCCAGCCCGATCCTGCCCGACGGCCGGCTGATCTCCCTGCCCATCCCCGATGCCCTGTCGACCATACGCTACGGGGAGATCGGCGATGAAACGCGCCCGATCGGAAAGCTGGTGTCCAACCTGACCCGTGGACGAATCCGCGCAACCAGCCGTGCCCACCTCGACCCCGATCTCGTGGCATCGGACTTGCCGCGCGCAGGCGGCTGGCGAGCGCTGTTCGGCCAGACAGGCGCGGCGCAGGGCCATCTGGCCGGCCAGGATATCGGCTCGGGCGATCTGTTTGTCTTCTTCGGCCTGTTCCGGCAGACCCGATGGCATCGCGGGCGACTGCAGTTCATGCCGGGCGCCCCGCGCCAGCACCTGATCTGGGGCTGGCTGCAGGTCGACGAGGTCGTGCCCGTGGATGCGTGCCCGGAAACGGTTCGACGATATGCCGATTATCACCCGCACTTACGCCGTGACCCCGACCCGGCCAATACGCTCTACATCGCCCGCAGCGAACTGACGCTACCGGCCGGCCCAAATCCGGGCCAGCCCGGC from Wenzhouxiangella sp. AB-CW3 includes:
- the parE gene encoding DNA topoisomerase IV subunit B — translated: MSNQYQASDIEVLQGLEPVKRRPGMYTDTTRPNHLVAEVVDNSVDEALAGYAKHIEVTLHKDGSVEVVDDGRGMPVDPHPEHKLPGVELILTRLHAGGKFSGKNYKFSGGLHGVGVSVVNALSKKLICRIKRNGSEHQTIFAAGETVEPLSVVGEVGKRNTGTSVHFWPDESYFDSPNISRPRLKHLLKAKAILCPGLKVTLNDLKNDETETWQFADGLTDYLTENLEGLERVPKKPFTGEFSGADQEAAWALSWVPEGELLQESYVNLIPTPAGGTHTNGLRTGLIEALREFCEIRNLLPRGLKLSPEDVWERLSFLLSVKLADPQFSGQTKERLSSRAAASFVSGVVKDAFALWLNKHVEDGEAIAKLAIDNALKRQKARKKVARRKVTAGPALPGKLADCASSDLEETELFLVEGDSAGGSAKQARNREYQAIMPLRGKILNTWETDPAQVLQSQEVHDLAIAIGVDPGSDDLSKLRYGKVIILADADSDGLHIATLLSALFLKHFRPLVEAGRVFVAMPPLFRIDVGKQTFYALDREERQGLFARIEAEKLKGKVTETRFKGLGEMSPLQLRESTIDPDTRRLLQMTVDDPAATDAIMDMLLGRKRAADRRQWLEEKGNLAEIEV